Below is a window of Littorina saxatilis isolate snail1 linkage group LG2, US_GU_Lsax_2.0, whole genome shotgun sequence DNA.
ttcagagcttgtttttaatccgaatataacatatttatatgtttttggaatcagaaaatgatgaaaaataagatgaacgtaattttggatcgttttataaaaacataattttaattacaattttcagatttttaatgaccaaagtcattaattaatttttaggcctccaagctgaaatgcaataccaaagtccggccttcgtcgaagattgcttggccaaattttcaatcaattcgattgaaaaatgagggtgtgccgcctcaacttttacaaaaagccggatatgacgtcatcaaagacatttatccaaaaaatgaaaaaaacgtctgaggatatcatacccaggaactctcatgtaaaatgtcataaagatcggtccagtagtttactctgaatcgctctacacacacacacacacatacaccacgaccctcgtctcgtttCCCCCtcttatgttaaaacattttgtcaaaacttcactaaaCGTAAAAAGAAAACATGTGGAGGAAAAAATAATGTGAAAACTAGATCTAAAAGTAAGCCCGGTTCACGATTTCAAACTTTTGAGTATGAAATGTTCGGACGCCCTTTTAGCCTACTGTGAAATAGTAATGTACGTCAAGCTTTGTTTCAGAACTGAGAAACAATCACTAGGTTTCAAATCAATGATACAACTAAAGTTATTGGGAGATCAAAGGAAAGGTTGGGTATAATGTCAAAAATTATACTTACATTCCGTTTCAGCAAGACTCCCAGGGCTTTGTCGTGCTTACGATTTCGCCAAAAGTACTTTGAACACACCCCCGACGTAACTTTCAATGAGCATTTTTTTTCACTTGCCGGTCGGATTTGGCGCCCACTTCCAACTTCGCAACATCCCAGGCTTGTTTTTGGTCCACCAAATTTACACTTTCAGGCCTATGCCGCCTTGATCGATCGGAAGTTCGCTTTTTACGCACTGCGTCTGTCAAGCGCAAGATAGCAGACATCTTTGGACCGTAAATGACTCTTTGCGCATGCGCCGCTGATAATTTGATTGGTtgatatttttaggcaaagcacatggtctcagcaaacagaaaacaaaacattggAAGTGTTAGTAACACTCccgaaaaataaaaactttttttacatataatttttttttctataacttttttcattcatcatctgacataactttttagcgaaatttagccataagattattgaaaacaagttgcgtaaggcgaaattactacatttagtcaagctgtggaacttacagaatgaaactgaacgcactgcattttttcacaatgaccgtagtccaccgcttgtgcaaaacggagtgaaactgacgagcctgtttagcgcggtagtggtttcgctgtgctgcatagcacgcttttctgtgcctctcttcgttttaactttctgagcgtgtttttaatccaaacatatatctatatgtttttgaaatcgggaaccgacaaggaataataataataataaatgagcatttcataataactttacaattatgctctttgcgcttgacacatttaaaatttaaaacacagttatacaagcatttacatctacattcatagtcagcaacgcttaattaaaagcatacaccatcaaacatacattacaaaagattcttccactaagtaAGTAAtacaaacatgaataaaataggtagtgaaaacaaggaaatagcagctgaatacccttaatcaaacagaacatattatcaacaatactgaaaacagccctagatgtttatatacattatcacattatcactaaaacaacaataagatgaaattgtttttaaatcgatttcggaaatttaattttgatcataatttttatatttttaattttcagagattgtttttaatccaaatataacatatgtttttggaatcaggaaatggtgtagaataagatgaacgtaaatttggatcgttttatataaaaaaaaaaattattacaattttcagatttttaatgaccaaagtccttaatcaatttttaagccaccaagctgaaatgcaataccgaagtccagccttcgtcgaagattgctttacaaaaatttcaatcaatttgattgaaaaataagggcctcaacttttacaaaaagagggatatgacgtcatcaaagacatttatccaaaaaatgaaaaaaacgtctggggatttcatacccaggaactctcatgtaaaatgtcataaagatcggtccagtagtttactctgaatcgctctacacacacacacagacacacacacacacacagacacacatacaccacgaccctcgtctcgattccccctctatgttaaaacatttagtcaaaacttgactaaatgtaaaaaccacatTTTgcccgtttaaaaggtgggcaAAAAGTATAATGATTGGTGTACATAACATTAGAAAATACCCACAACATTTTTAACCAACCTTCACCTGTTCCAAAATTCCCTTTACCGAGGTAATTGTTTTTGATCGGAAACATTTTCAcgtccacttttgaacattttgCTTACGCCACAAAACATGCCACTTGGCGCTTGATTTAGCCAATGTTTTGATTGTACAGCCTGTACATTAACTAAACAATCATTAGAGCATGAAAGATGGGGAAAAAATGAAATTTTGTCATACTAAAGGAAttattttcttccaaaagaccATAGAACATCTCTGCATTCgtataaaacaaaacatttactTGAATGGGTTGGTCCATGCTACCTATGTATGGTATGTTAAATCTTAATTCCTATGTATATTTGCAGGCCCAGGAAGAAGCAGAATGCAGTGGACACAGCGATGGAGATGACATTGAAAAAAACATCGCCAGAGAGGTTCAAACTTTAAAAGACAATAAAGCTGCAGGCCAGCATCGTTTCCAGAACAGTCAGACAGGCACCAAAAATTGCATCTTTATAAAGACAACTTTGGATGATCCAGCAGCTCTTGCCCATGCCATCTTTATTGATCTATTGCAAACCAAACTCCAGAAATCAAGGTATGCCTTGCGTCTTTTGCCTGTGGTGGGAACATGCAAAGCTAACCTAAAGGATCTAACTGAGCTTGCCAAGGATGTGCTGAAACCCTTTTTCACTGAAACTAAGTATGAGGTGACCTTCACTATAACATTCAAAGCAAGGAACAACAATGGACTTGGGAGAGAGATGACTATCTCTTCTTTGCGGAATACTGTTACGGAAATGTTTCCTTCTGTTCTGCTTCATTACACACCGATAAACCCTCAGCTCACAATTTTGGTAGAAGTGATGTGTGGCGTGGCATGTATAGCTGTGGCCAAAGAGTTTACTCGCTTCAGAAAGTACAACCTCGTTGAAGTTGTCCACGAGAAACAGACACCTGTTGTTACAAACGAACGCACAAAGGACTCCAGCGAACATGTGGCATCAGAAAAAATGGTGGATAAAGGTGAAAAGGAAAAGGAAACACCCTGTCCTCAGCAAGGGGGTCTATCAGATGCAAGCAGAAAGCCTGACAGCTGCAGTGTCGACGAGGAATCTGTATTCGAGATCGCAGAAGTGCATACAGATGTTTCAGTTGGAAAAGATGTGTTATCTGCCATTGTCAACTGAGCATTACAATAACGGGGAAGCTTTCCCTCCGCCGGAGATCAATAGCAGAAGAGCAGAATGGTATCAGATGCTGCAGTTTCATTAGTGTTCACATGCTTTTGTCAATTATATATACAGTTTAACATTTGCCTTGGTTTTTGAAGTGTTTAGACAGAGGTCTATGTTTAGATAgaccaggggcggagcagttaagcc
It encodes the following:
- the LOC138955472 gene encoding THUMP domain-containing protein 1-like, with the protein product MSNEGPKKRKSKSWYRRQAFQNKRMKTDGMPGHRLTAGLKGFIVTCNDREKDAVKESYNILNEYADKLYGPEAQEEAECSGHSDGDDIEKNIAREVQTLKDNKAAGQHRFQNSQTGTKNCIFIKTTLDDPAALAHAIFIDLLQTKLQKSRYALRLLPVVGTCKANLKDLTELAKDVLKPFFTETKYEVTFTITFKARNNNGLGREMTISSLRNTVTEMFPSVLLHYTPINPQLTILVEVMCGVACIAVAKEFTRFRKYNLVEVVHEKQTPVVTNERTKDSSEHVASEKMVDKGEKEKETPCPQQGGLSDASRKPDSCSVDEESVFEIAEVHTDVSVGKDVLSAIVN